In Equus caballus isolate H_3958 breed thoroughbred chromosome 28, TB-T2T, whole genome shotgun sequence, the following proteins share a genomic window:
- the HMOX1 gene encoding heme oxygenase 1 codes for MEHPQQPEDSMSQDLSEAVKAASREVHSQAENSEFMKNFQKGQVTRDGFKLLMASLYHIYTALEAEIEDNKENPVYAPLYFPEELHRRAALEQDMAFWYGPRWQEAIPYTKATRRYVRRLQEVGRTEPELLVAHAYTRYLGDLSGGQVLKKIAQKALDLPSSGEGVAFFTFPNVVSATKFKQLYRSRMNSLEMTPEVRHRVIEEVKSSFLLNIQLFEELQELLTRDTRDQSPSKAPELRRRAGSRAQDPTPSETPGGKLPLSILSPVPLLRWVLTLSFLVATVAVGLYAM; via the exons ATGGAGCACCCGCAGCAGCCGGAGGACAG CATGTCCCAGGATTTGTCAGAGGCCGTGAAGGCGGCCTCCAGGGAGGTACACAGCCAGGCGGAGAATTCCGAGTTCATGAAGAACTTTCAGAAAGGCCAGGTGACCCGAGATGGCTTTAAG CTGCTGATGGCCTCCCTGTACCATATCTACACGGCCCTGGAGGCGGAAATCGAGGACAACAAGGAGAACCCGGTCTATGCCCCCCTCTACTTCCCAGAGGAGCTGCACCGCAGGGCCGCCCTGGAGCAGGACATGGCCTTCTGGTACGGGCCCCGCTGGCAGGAGGCCATCCCCTACACGAAGGCCACCAGGCGCTACGTCCGGCGCCTCCAAGAGGTGGGGCGCACCGAACCCGAGCTGCTGGTGGCCCACGCCTACACCCGCTACCTGGGTGACCTGTCGGGGGGCCAGGTCCTCAAGAAGATTGCGCAGAAGGCGCTAGACCTGCCCAGCTCCGGCGAGGGCGTGGCCTTCTTCACCTTCCCCAACGTCGTCAGCGCCACCAAGTTCAAGCAGCTGTACCGCTCCCGCATGAACTCCCTGGAGATGACCCCCGAGGTCAGGCACAGGGTGATCGAAGAGGTCAAATCCTCGTTCCTGCTCAACATTCAG CTGTTTGAGGAGCTGCAGGAGCTGCTGACCCGGGACACCAGGGACCAGAGCCCCTCGAAGGCTCCGGAGCTCCGCAGGCGGGCCGGCAGCAGGGCGCAAG ACCCTACGCCCTCAGAGACTCCCGGGGGAAAGCTCCCGCTCAGCATCCTCTCCCCGGTGCCGCTCCTCCGGTGGGTCCTCACACTCAGCTTTCTGGTGGCCACGGTTGCCGTGGGGCTTTATGCCATGTGA